The genomic DNA CTGGTCCCCCTGGGCCACGGTGAACACGTGCTTACGTGGGTGGAGCGTTTTCTTTTCCCCGGTTACAACTCCCTCCTTTATGAGGTGAACCATTCCCGGTCCAAATACTTCGGTGTGGATGCCCAGATCGTTATGGTTTTCCAGTTGTTGGGCCACGGCATTGGGGAGTACACCGATACCCATCTGGATGGTTGCACCATCCGGCACTAATTCAGATATTTTTTTACCAATGATATCTGCCTCAGGCTGTTTATATCCACAGGGGAAGTCAGGAATGGTTTGGTGGTTTTCCACCACTGCATCCACCTCTGAAATGTGGATCAAGGAATCACCAAATACACGGGGCATGTTACGGTTCACTTCCACTATTAAAACCCGGGCTGCGCGGGCTGCGGTGGAGGTGAAGTCGTTGGCTGTTCCAAAAGAAAAATAACCTGCATCATCCATTGGTGAAACCGTGGTTATGCACACATCAACCCCAATGAACTCTTCCAGGAGTCGGGGTATTTGATGTAGGTGGTTGGGAACGTAATAGTTAAGCCCGGCACTAACCAGGCCCCTGGTACCAGAATCCACGAATCCACAGTAGGCTTCCACACAGTCCATCAAATCAGGGGCCAGGATGGTTGAACAGACAGAATCCAGGGGTAGTACTGAGAACATTCTCATTTTTTCAAGATCACCCTCCCGGAGACATTCAGCCACCGCCTTGAGGAGGGCTGGTGGTTCGGCCATGGTGAGTCCATGGACCAGCATGTCCCCTTTTCGGATTAACTTAACTGCTTCTTCTGGTGTGGTTAATTTTCTCCTGTATTCTTTTTTATACACTTAAAAACCCCCTTAAGTTCCCTTTTTAAGTTTATTTCAGCGTGTTTTTAAAAAGTGGCATGGAATTAAATTAATATCATTTTTTTTATTCTGTATTTTCCTTTGATCCAACTCCTAGAAGGTATCCTCCGAATCCCAGTAACCATAGGACAACAGGATAGGCCACCCATCTTTCCACTCCACCCCCACCCAGTACTGGCATGAACATGCTGGATGTAAAGAGGAAGAACAGGCAAATGATTCCAAAAATGAGTGTTATGTATTTAAGTGGTGATTTAATTAATCGGTAGGAGTAGATAGCAGATAAACCCCCGCTGATGAAGGTGGTGAGGGAAACTATGGGATGTTGAGGGGTTATATTACCTGGGAATATTCCCACGCCCAGAATTCCC from Methanobacterium sp. Maddingley MBC34 includes the following:
- a CDS encoding acetyl-CoA hydrolase (PFAM: Acetyl-CoA hydrolase/transferase N-terminal domain); translation: MYKKEYRRKLTTPEEAVKLIRKGDMLVHGLTMAEPPALLKAVAECLREGDLEKMRMFSVLPLDSVCSTILAPDLMDCVEAYCGFVDSGTRGLVSAGLNYYVPNHLHQIPRLLEEFIGVDVCITTVSPMDDAGYFSFGTANDFTSTAARAARVLIVEVNRNMPRVFGDSLIHISEVDAVVENHQTIPDFPCGYKQPEADIIGKKISELVPDGATIQMGIGVLPNAVAQQLENHNDLGIHTEVFGPGMVHLIKEGVVTGEKKTLHPRKHVFTVAQGDQEMLEFMNQNPAMESYPCSYVNNPGVIAKNDRMISINSLIQVDILGQCNAEYLAGHQYSGTGGQLDFVRGAFDSKEGKSILAFYSTAKNGAISRVVDHLDPGAMVTTPRMDTHYLVTEYGVANLKGKSTRERAYEIINIAHPKFREELLRRAEEMYLV